From the genome of Geobacter sp. SVR, one region includes:
- the tnpA gene encoding IS200/IS605 family transposase, with protein sequence MDDTQSLCHTKWDCKYHVVWIPKCRRKVLFGRIRKYLADLFHSLARQKECKIVEGHLQPDHIHILISIPPKYSVAQVIGFIKGKSAIHIARMYLGQKKNFAGMSFWARGYFVSTVGADEETIANYIRNQEDEDKRLDQLTFLPEE encoded by the coding sequence CACACAAAGTTTATGCCACACGAAATGGGATTGCAAGTATCACGTTGTATGGATTCCAAAATGTCGCCGCAAGGTGCTGTTTGGTCGAATCCGGAAATATCTTGCCGACTTGTTTCATAGTCTAGCCAGGCAGAAAGAGTGCAAGATAGTGGAAGGGCACCTTCAACCTGATCATATTCACATATTGATATCGATCCCACCAAAATACTCCGTTGCACAGGTGATCGGTTTCATCAAGGGCAAAAGTGCAATCCATATTGCGCGAATGTACCTTGGTCAGAAGAAGAACTTTGCTGGTATGAGCTTTTGGGCACGTGGCTACTTTGTATCCACTGTCGGTGCTGACGAGGAAACAATTGCCAACTACATCAGGAACCAGGAAGACGAAGACAAACGTCTGGATCAATTGACATTTTTGCCCGAAGAATGA